The window TATGGTAGTACAGGTACACCACTGAAGCGTGCTTCCATTTCAAtagtagattttctttttctttttctttttttcttacaaACAGGAAACTAACCCTGTTTGGTACCTAatctgtacatgtggggccaaTGGTTGGTTCATCCCACCCATTGTTTTAATGGCCCCCATCTTGGATGAACCATGCCCAAAAAATATCTTGAGCTGGTCAACTCTAACCCTTTTTCTATTTTGGGCATGTAAATACATGGTTAAGAAGAAATGCACCAATAATCCACATTCAATGGtgaaaagaaaagatttaatAGTTAGAATCTTCTAATTTGAGAGATATTTCAGGCATGGTTCAACCATCAGATCAATGAAGGGACAAACCAACaacgggccccacatgtacagcaTAGCTACCAAACAAGGAAGTTCCCTGTTGGTAAGGAACAGGAAACTCTGCCTCTACACAACAATCTAACAATCACTTTAACATGCATTCAAACAACGGATccaaaatcattttttaaaaaaattcggaTCCAAAGGCGAGACAAAATTCCAGTCCTTATTTTTCcataaaggaaaaaaagaaataaatcctGCAGAAATTTCAAATACCTTGATTCAAAATTACAAGCCAAAATGGACTCAAGAATACATTCTCTTCctctttgtgttcttctgtaaGGTTTTAAGTAATAGAAGCATCGAGCTACTAACCTCTCTCATGTGGTTATTGGATCATGAATCCGCCAACTATTCTCTGTAGATTCACATATGAGATCGAAGCTAGCTGATCTGGCAACAAACAGAAGACCAGCATGGCAAGAAATCACGTTCATGGTTTGTCAGTCTGCAGCCATGAATGGATCAGTTTCTCCAAGATCAGCAACCAGAGGTTCTAATTCAGAAGTTTCCTCGTCTGGTGGTGCGAAGTAAGTTGGAAATGGAAGCAACGAAATATCAGGTTTCTTGTAGACGGCATCCTTTATGAAGACAAAGTTCCCTTCAGCACCCGGAACCTGTAAAAAAGCAGGACGAGATCCACAAGAAAAATGTGGGACCCGAAAAATCAAAACGAAGCTACAGTGGGATGATACTGGGGCTTGGCTCCTATGactgttcaccaccattttaaaatggcgGTGACTCCTCAATCGTGCACATGACATACTTGTACGGCAATCAAGACCGTCAAAATCACTAAACCAAATGTGAGTGGATCATACTGCAAAAATTACACTGAGGAGATGATACTACCCAACTGATTTGCACttggaatttggaccattcactactttacttttaaccatccatctatagccatcaatggatggttaagattgcatGATCAGTCTGGTtttagatatgctccatccacaatgtacAAGAGTGAGTCTAGCCCAGATGATATGATAGCATTTCCCCcatattttatttactttatttatttatttgcgaGAGAAGACAAAATCGGATAGTTGGGGATAGTTGCAGAGAAGAACTTACTTGGCCTCGCACCCACATCAAGTTCCTAGCCGGGTCTATTTTGTAGACCCATACATTTTTAACTGTGCACTGTTTTCCTCCCATGCGCCCAGGCATTTTCTTGCCTTTGAACACCTGTTTaagcattaaaaaaatgataatctTTTAAGATTTACTTTCAGCAAGTTGAATGAGACACCAAGTTGTTTCCACCACTGGATTGTAAACTTCAAAGTTCCAAAACCCAGGTAAATATATAGTACATGGTGAGCACAATACTCACACCAAAGTACTGACTGAAGATAATGCCTCGAAGAAGCAAGTTTCTCGAGAGTATAATCCCCATGGATGCCAATGGGTCAGGCCTGGCCCACCAAAGGTTTATGGCCAGACTCCTGAAACTGATGGGTTGGATCTGAAGTTCATCACTGGTTACTAATCAGGCCAACCCAGGTCCGGACCACTGTGATAGTCATATCTTTTAAACGTATGTTTTCTTTCTACCACATGCACGCACACGCACAGTGACATCTTTGCCTATCCATACAATATCATACCTTCCCAGGAGCATCTCTCTGACCGGTAGAACCAATGCTTCGATGGGACAGTGAAGCACCATGAGATGCAGGCATTCCAGAAAATCCATGCCTCTTCATCCCACCCTATTAATGAAGGAAAAAGAATTTATTTCAGCACATAAAACAGATCTGAAACGTGCAACTTTAAAACAATCAAGAAAAGCGTATGTTGTTGGAGTAATAGATCATAAGTGACAGAAAGCAAGTAaacacaaaaggaaaaaagaaaaagaaacatatCCAACTAGTTTTATTTCGATGTAGATACCTCCAGAGATGGAGTGTGCctaattgttttctttttcttcttcttttttcttttggaagGGTAAACCGGATTTTATTACGAAAAAATACTAGAAATTAgaccaattttttaaaaaagactacaaaaaaaaaaaaaaaagatttctttTGTGGCTATGCATATTGCAGTTGATTAGATGGACAAATTAGAGAAAACGTGTGCATAGGTAATCACAGAATATTTGGTGCACGACAAGAGAAAATACCATCTCACATGGATATCAAGAAGGTATGAATCTAATTTCAGGTAGCCAACTCTCATCCATATGACGGGAAAAACAAGATATACCCACAACTAAATCCCTTTTCCTCTTTCTCCAAAAATAGGACCCTTACATATCAGAGAACCTAATAGAGCCACGGAAGGGAAACTCCCACCAGATCTACTTGTCAATACTAAGTTGACAGTATTTCCATAGGAAACATAACCAACTACTTTTACTCAATGTAGACACATCCAAAGGTCCTAAATAAAGCAGCTTCCCAGTTTAATTGGCTCAAAACTTACTAAGGGGGTGTTCGATTTTTCAATTCCTCGGTAAATACCAGTAAATAGCTCATTATTGTTATTTACGTCCGTTTCATTTACAGGGGGGCTATTTCCACCTTGAAACTTGGTCCAGAAAAGGTTGATTTAAATCGatggggtctaccgtgatgtatgtgacatatcaacaccgtccatctgttttacctgaacattttagggcatgagcctagaaatgaggcagatccaaagctcaagtggcccacaccataggaaatcgggatcataaaaggtttttaacggtaggcgttcaacccactgttttgtgtggcgtggtccacttgagctttggatctacctcaattttggattcacgccctaaaatcatcttgcaaatggatggacaacatggataagccacatatatcacaatgggccccacatgaaattcGCACCCTCCTTGATTTTAGTGTCTAAAAGCAAATAGTCATTGTCAGCATAGAAAAGTGCAGGAATTACCTTGGTAATTAATCATTGCCCATTTACATGTAAATACATGGgggaattgaaaaacaaacaccccctaatGATGAAGAAATTTAGTTACATTGTGGTTTCTTTGCACCAATCGAGTGGGACATGAATACAGACCATTTTAAATTCCATTCGGTTAGTGTCCTCCATGTCTCATCCTACTTACCATCACAAACAAAGGATGGGTGTCACTTGGAAACCCATGGTTTGATTGTTCTACCCCGGAACCCTCATTTTCATCTTCACCACCAGACTAATAATGAAGGGAATGTATCATACTTCGCATTAAAAATGTCAATTCTCTTCCAAGGAAAGCATAGAGTTCCACTCCTATTGAAACCCTCACTTCCACAATTACCGGTTCAAGGTAGAATTGTCCGATATAGAAAACAGTAGAGGACTCAAAGCAAGATTAGGCATTGGCGGGGAAGATATTATGTAGCATATATTCTCTGAGTTCATGAATGAGGCAATAGTATGCTCCCAATTGAAAACTGAAATGATACATCAGTCAACAAAATAAGGCATTGGCTGTCTAAGAGTGTAAAAAAGTGGGTTGTACGTATATAGGAGTTGGCATGCAAGTATTTATTTTGGAAAACCTGCGGTGCACCTTTTCTTTATATTTTGTTTGGGTTAAGTGTGGCTATAAATAAAGAATGAAGAGAGGAGTCAAGGTCCACTCTCTTTTGTCTCTCTTCTCTACTTCCTCTCTACCACAAAACATAACATGAGTCACATGACAAAGGTGTCCAGATATGGATTTCTGCATCTTCAAAATTAGTTTCCAGGGCCTGATGATATCAAACATTTGAGGTACAATGTTTACACATCTAGTACAATGGAATGATTCACAACTGCTTGAAAGCTTGAAATCCTAATGGTAAGTGAAGACTGCCCCTGCATTCATGATTACCACTGTTAAATTGTATGGGGAGATGTATTTGGAATGGTCACAATCACAGAAGATCTTCGCCGTCGTCTAAGCCTCAACTAATTTAGGTCAGTTACATaatccttttccgccattccactccaAGGGCCAATGCCATATTGTTCAGATTCACGTTGGGAGTtttggcataagtttgacaccgGCTGCTAAACTAATGTAACCCTCTTTTTATCTGGGCtggggaccagcaatgagagcatAGAACTCCCACAGACACAatataatagactattacataggttgattaccatgaagcgctatctaatagtctattactttttgtttacacacgcactcacaccccatTGGGATTTCACGACAATGGGAaatcgaacccatgacctcgtgttgggactcttgtgagtctaccaccaaggcatgagtaaggaccctatCACATAGGTTGATAACAACAAattgtatataaaataaaaaataaaaaataaaaaaataaaaatcccaaagaaGATGCTTTTTTTAATGGTAATAGTGATATATTCATTAGAATGACAAGCAGTCATTACAAGACTACTGGCCGGATAAGAGGACTCACTAATGGACAGTTCTATTCCTTCCACGCTGACAAGGAAAACCCATTGCCCAAAACACCATATAACCTTTGCTTTCTGAAAAACCAAAGCTGCAGATTCTGCTTTGTTATTAAATGCATGTTATTTCACTCTTTTCTTATTGACCACAAAAACGCTAGAGCCATCAAGTGCCACAATTGGCAAAGATGTTCATCAGAAGCAGAAAATAATTGGGATATACAACCAGAAGTAAAAAGATGCCAACTGCTGATGACCCACTGCAACAGTTCTAGAAGTGAAAATTCAACGATTGTCTCTCCTTTCCATGCAACTCAGAATCACATGGCTACTTTATCTAAAAACCGCAGAGGACATATGGGATAATGCtgtcaagattggaagatcctaacctttgGATTAATGACCCTCAAAAAGATGGTTAAGGAGACAGTCCATATTCATAGCAAAATACTTCAAcaatcaaagggtagaaaacttgaaaatattccAATGTTGGAAATTTTAGTGTTCTCCATCCACAGTGAGGccaatcatataaacggtttggaccGTTGAAACATGTGTACAGGATCCTTCGCATTAACAAACAGTACAATTGCTGCTGATCAGTACCCCAACAGATTCCTCCTTACCACAATCCAATTACATACTTCTATAGGGAATAATGCACAAAAGCAAAAAGAACGTAACAACATATTTATCTCAATAATAATGGTAGTATGGAAAATCAAGAGATAAAGAGTGAGAAACATGCACAAGTTAAGAATTTGGGTACCTGAAAACCTTTTCCCCGTGTGATTCCTGTGACATCAACATACTGGCCAGGAACAAAATGGCGAACGGTGATCAGAGTACCAACAGGAAGAAGTGCATCTTCTGTCACAGGAAACTCCCTCAACTTCCTCTTCAGAGGAACACCTTGAGCTCTAAAGTGACCCATTTCAGGTTTTGTCAAGTGTTTCACCTTTTTTTGCCCTGCCCCGATCTAGCTAACACCATAATGAAAACATTGCTCAAGATCCCACCACAAcccaaaaaatataatgaaacaGTAAAAATAGCACCACAACTGAACAAACACTTGAAATCACAATAAGAACTCAAAAAATTTATCAAGAAGAAAAATAATCAAACACTTGATAAGCACCATAACAAATTTACCAGCTGACAATcttatccaaaataaaaaagataacaCGCTCACAACAAAACAAAAAGGTTAAACAATAAACACAGAGTTCACCACTTCCAACACATGCATgataattatattattataaataaacaCATGataagtttattttttattttgtcatGGTTCGGTGATCTAGAGAACTGGTCTGTTGGCCCACTTTGGATGAACCATCCCACAAATATCTTCCAGGTAGTAATGCCCTGGCCACCAGGGATTGTCCTGTCAAGGAAAATTGTGGCATGGTCCATTATCAGTGAGGCACACAAAGCAGCGGTATGGATCACTTACCATGGGTGATGGGTCCCGGTGGTGAAAAGTAAAACCCTGAGTACTCTGTGCATATCCTTAGGTCAGATCTTATAATTCTCAGTCCTCAACCAAAgtacatgcatagtaatcaggttttcagtttgtacaagcagGGCCCACAATTCAGTAATCAACAAGCAACCTGATGTGAATGGATCATGGCCCAAAAGCCTTCCACAATGGAAAATCACAGCCGGCAATCTTGGGCTTTTTCTCAGCTGAACATAGACTctgcatttctcttcttaaccgtctagTTGTGGCACACATTGAAATAAACCATTGTCCTAAAGAAGAATCGTTCAGTCCATAGTCCATCCGCTGTGGGTTCCAAgagatcaatggtccagatctctgaaccatgggcccagctgtacaaactgaaaatccaAGTACAGAGAACATTATCTTGggccaaggatcatataattcctcactGAAAAATATACCCAAAAACAGTTTGAGGCCAGctgcatatggggcccaccatagtgcgtatatggcatccaacctgtccagcagTGCCACTCCATCTTGAGTGTTggacgccccaaaaatcaggctgatccaaccatcatgtgggccaccacatgaatttagaggtttttgggtTGTTGTGAATTGTTttctatgctgtggcccacccaataactGGATAGGTCTTATTGAGGTATCCCATCGTCATGGTGAAACTCAATgagcggtttggatggcatacataaAACAAGGTAGGCTCCACACAGGAAATAGTGTATAAGCAGGTGATAATCAGAAAAGAAAAGCAGAGGGATGTGAATTTTTCACAATTCTTCAATCGTACCTGCAATGCCGTGATTCCTTCCTTCTCGATCGTCTTCACCTGCGTTATGATATTATCGTCCAACCAAAGGATCGAGATCGGGACCCGCTCCCCCCATTTGTCCCAGAGCGCGGTCATCCCGCACTTGACGGCGATCGCACCCGTCCGTTTGGAGGTGGGCCGCATCACTCTCGGCGTCGCCTCGATGATCGTGGATGGCACGTCGCCATCTGATTCATATGAAGACAGGGACTCTGCGCTGAAGTTCctgaaatggacggttggatttgcTCGCGAAAGGATGGATAGAGATAGGAGACGAGAGAGGAGACCTCTTGATGCGGCGGACATGGCGACTGATGGACGGGTGGGATTGTCAGGAGGAGGAGAGCGGGGGAAGAGAGGTGGAGAAAGGAGGGGAGGGCATGGTGTGCGCAGGTTAAGGGTTTTGGAGGGTGTACGTTTAAGGGTTTTTGGAGAAGTTCAAATGAGGGAGGCGTTTCTCTCTGTAGGGTTTTAGTCGCTGCTAGATGGAAATGTTAAAGCGCCTGGCGGGAAAATTACCGAATTGCCCATGATGTCCTCGAtggtatgtgtgaggcccaccatcttTACTTTTACAATGCTGGGACCAGCTTCATATcgtacggacgcggatttcttcggtggcccaccgtgatgtgtgtcctTAATATCATCTGCATCCATCGTTTCACCGGCTTATGTTAATACGTGAGACCAAACTAAAGCCAATCCAAAGCTTAATTAGGCTATGTCACAAGAAACCCCTGAATATTTTATATTAGAGGTAGAGTCTTTATTATTTAaaacaagttatatataatagaatTAAATGATTAATATACGCTTGTGAGGTATGGGCCCATCATATTGTATATGGTATGTTCAATTTATCTGTCATGTGCCTCTTGGATTCTCTCTTATCGCCCTACAATGGGCTTAATTGATCagcaaatggaccgcaccaaagaaaaagatggaacatccaccactaaaaacttttatattgcatttgaggcccactgtgatgagtggaGGACATCCAATTTCTCCAGTGCATGTATGTTTTAATGTTATCATAtggtggaaaaaaaataaaaaaatcatgtcatttttacattatttgcatatttaaggaTGCTTCCCTCCAATCTCTATGTGGTGATATAACTTTATATAttgtaaatattttacaagttagtCAAATACATAATTTACTTACTTATAAATGAATTATCACTTATAAGCCAAACAGATGTAAAcaatttacatttaaaaaaataaaaataaaaattagagtaTTTACAATTTAAATTTTTATAGGCATCCAAGCCATCTTTGAAGTTTTAATGACAAGTTCTCACCCAACCATTTCTATGAACTGGCCCATTGGAGGtttggattgaattgatttttgagatcACATCTTAAAATCAGTTGGCACAGATGATGGAAGTTGTTGTCACATCAAAATGGGCTCCACAGAGCTATTTGTCGAACATGCTATATACGACATGGGaccgcttttttttcttttttcttttcacacacacaccccacactctcgctagtggaatttcaccacttatgggtacgTGAACCCTTGAcggggagttgaaactcctgattgtctaccaccagagcaagaatTAGGACCCTACGACGAGGGACTGCTTGGATGTGTGTGAAGTAGGGTTCTCAACAAGCTATAAGGCCCCTGTTGTCTTGAAGAAGGTATTATTAAAGTCATGCTATCCTGGACTTGTTCAATtttcaattcatcaaacacttggagcAAGCAAAAAGTAGTGAAGCATGTGTATCAACATGTTGGGTCATATGGCATCTATGCCCAAACTAACCCGTTTGGGTCATGCCGGATCCAAGTCATGTCTAGGGCAACTCTCATTCTCCGAGTCTCAAACTTGGATTTGATTGGGATGAGCACCCATG of the Magnolia sinica isolate HGM2019 chromosome 7, MsV1, whole genome shotgun sequence genome contains:
- the LOC131251577 gene encoding large ribosomal subunit protein uL3m-like, with product MSAASRGLLSRLLSLSILSRANPTVHFRNFSAESLSSYESDGDVPSTIIEATPRVMRPTSKRTGAIAVKCGMTALWDKWGERVPISILWLDDNIITQVKTIEKEGITALQIGAGQKKVKHLTKPEMGHFRAQGVPLKRKLREFPVTEDALLPVGTLITVRHFVPGQYVDVTGITRGKGFQGGMKRHGFSGMPASHGASLSHRSIGSTGQRDAPGKVFKGKKMPGRMGGKQCTVKNVWVYKIDPARNLMWVRGQVPGAEGNFVFIKDAVYKKPDISLLPFPTYFAPPDEETSELEPLVADLGETDPFMAAD